In Rhineura floridana isolate rRhiFlo1 chromosome 6, rRhiFlo1.hap2, whole genome shotgun sequence, one genomic interval encodes:
- the LOC133386485 gene encoding zinc finger protein with KRAB and SCAN domains 8-like — translation MSICAEKFSRKNMQKILGENSLGSDVQRQQFWCFRYQEAEGPREACSRLHLLCHEWLKPEQHTKNRILDLVILEQFLAVLPPEMESWVRECGAETSSQAAALAEGFLLSRAEDEKQEEQEEKSVYAEIRNDFLEEERTPWDTRQRELGAGMMSARPTQASPLSGGGEVVAIAPDQDPVSWEDVAVQFTEEEWALLSPDQRALHSEVMGKICLTLSCLGTAKKRLTAHQRIHTGEKPYKCLECGKSFCWKHQLTSHQRIHTREKPYKRLECGKSFSQKRNLTSHQRIHTGEKPYKCLECGKSFSWKSQLTSHQRIHSGEKPYKCLECGKSFSQKRNLTSHQRIHTGEKPYKCLECGKSFCWKHQLTYHQRIHSGEKPYKCLECGKSFSQKRNLTSHQRIHTGEKPYKCLECGKSFSRKTILTSHQRIHTGEKPYKCLECGKSFSRKHQLTSHQRIHTGEKPFKCLECGKSFSWKYQLTSHQRIPRPPAAAGSTSCHFK, via the exons CATCTGTGCGGAGAAATTCTCCAGGAAAAATATGCAGAAGATCTTGGGGGAGAACTCCCTCGGCTCAGATGTCCAGCGCCAGCAGTTCTGGTGTTTCCGCTACCAGGAGGCTGAGGGGCCCCGGGAGgcttgcagccgactccaccttCTTTGCCATGAGTGGCTGAAGCCGGAGCAACACACAAAGAACCGgatcctggacctggtgatcctggagcagttcctggctgtcctgcccccagagatggagagctgggtgagggagtGTGGAGcagagaccagttcccaggcggcggccctggccgaaggtttcctcctgagccggGCAGAGGATGAGAAGCAGGAAGAGCAGGAG GAAAAGTCTGTCTATGCAGAAATAAGAAATGATTTCCTCGAGGAAGAGAGGACTCCATGGGACACCAGGCAGAGGGAGCTGG GTGCTGGGATGATGTCAGCCAGACCTACACAAGCATCTCCCCTTTCTGGTGGAGGAGAAGTGGTTGCTATCGCCCCAGATCAG GATCCAGTGTCTTgggaggatgtggctgtgcagttcacggaagaggagtgggctttgctgtctcctgaccagagagctctgcatagcgaAGTCATGGGGAAGATTTGTTTGACTCTGTCCTGTCTTGGTACGGCCAAGAAAAGACTTACTGCCcaccaaagaattcacactggggagaaaccatacaagtgcttagaatgtggaaagagcttctgctgGAAACACCAactcacttctcatcaaagaattcacaccagggagaaaccatacaagcgcttagaatgtggaaagagcttcagtcagaagagaaatctgacttcccatcaaagaattcacactggggagaaaccatataaatgcttagaatgtggaaagagcttcagttggaaatcccaactcacttcccatcaaagaattcactctggggagaaaccatacaagtgcttagaatgtggaaagagcttcagtcagaagagaaatctgacttcccatcaaagaattcacactggggagaaaccatataaatgcttagaatgtggaaagagcttctgctgGAAACATCAACTCACttaccatcaaagaattcactctggggagaaaccatacaagtgcttagaatgtggaaagagcttcagtcagaagagaaatctgacttcccatcaaagaattcacactggggagaaaccatacaagtgcttagaatgtggaaagagcttcagcaggaAAACCATactcacttctcatcaaagaattcacactggggagaaaccatacaagtgcttagaatgtggaaagagcttcagcaggaaacaccaactcacttcccatcaaagaattcacactggggagaaaccatttaagtgcttagaatgtggaaagagcttcagctggaaataccaactcacttcccatcaaagaattcccAGACCTCCAGCTGCAGCAGGCTCAACCAGCTgccactttaaataa